From Spirosoma linguale DSM 74:
TTTGGCCCCGCTCTAGAGTACGGGGCCGGCCTGAAGGAAGGAAAAGAAAACAAACCGGCCCAGCTGCTAGGAGCGTCCAACTTAGGGGCGCGTGATCCGCAGGGGATGGCCGCTGAAATGATGGCCGTAGCGGACAGCAGCCGGTGCCAACGTCCGGTCTGGCACACCTCCCTGAATTGGCCCAAGGGGGAAGAAGTCAAGAAGGAGCAGTTACTACGAGCTGCATCGGAGTACTGCCGCCAGATCGGAGCCGATCCGACCCGCCATCAGGTAGCCATCTACCAACATCACGACCGGCCCCACACCCACATTCACATTTACATCAATCGGGTGCCGGTAGACGGAGGCCCTGCGCTCGACACGAGCCACAACTACGCCCGGAATGTGAAAGTCTGTCAAGCCATTACCGAGCAGTTAGGCATGAGGAAGCTACCTGAGCAACGCCAGAGCCTGAACGACCACAACCCCCACAAGCAAAGTGTCCGTGAGTATGTGCAGGAGACGCTGAAAACAACGCTCAAGAACCCTCAGACAACGACGGTGGAGCAGTTGGGTGAGCGCCTACGAGAAAGGGGCGTAGAGAGTCAGTTTAAGCATGACAGTAAAGGGATATTGGTCGGGTGCAGTTTTCGCTACGACGAAACCGCCATAAAGGGGACGGAAGTAGGCCACAAGGCCAAGCAGATCGGTGAGCAGTTGAGTGTGAACCAGCAGGAACAGAACCAAAGTCAAACGGCCTGGAACGCTTTGTTTTCGGGTTACACCGCTGCCAGGGAGAAGGAGCGCTGGAATGAGCTTTTAACGGGCTACCAGCAAACGAAGGGGGAAGAAATGAAGCAGCCTAAGGCCCAACAGGAGAAAAGGCCGGAAATCGAAGAAAAACAACAAAAAACACCCAAGCGCGGGTTAGGACTATGAACCCACAGGATTTATTCAACGACATCAAGGCGATCAAAGCCCAATTAGACGAGTTAAGCAAACGCCCCGCTCCGGCCACGGCGGAACAGTTAACCCAAGTGACTGATCGGCCCATTACGTTAGATGCCAAGAGCTTCGCCCAGCATGTGCTGCCCGATCTGAAAAAGGGTCTGCCCGATACGGCCGCTATTGAACAGGCAGCTGATAAGGCGGCCAGCCGGATCGCGCACACAGCCGATCAAGCGGTTCAGAACCTGGAGAAGACTACGCAGCGGATTCCCCGTCATGTACAGGTCACGGGCGACATCTATGGATTTACTACCTGGAATGCCGCTTTGATCTACGGACTCGTCTTAATACTGGTGGTTTTTGGTGCCTGGTTACTGTGTG
This genomic window contains:
- a CDS encoding Relaxase/mobilization nuclease family protein (PFAM: Relaxase/mobilization nuclease family protein~KEGG: lhk:LHK_00918 relaxase/mobilization nuclease topoisomerase/primase fusion protein), with protein sequence MIAKTTTGKSFGPALEYGAGLKEGKENKPAQLLGASNLGARDPQGMAAEMMAVADSSRCQRPVWHTSLNWPKGEEVKKEQLLRAASEYCRQIGADPTRHQVAIYQHHDRPHTHIHIYINRVPVDGGPALDTSHNYARNVKVCQAITEQLGMRKLPEQRQSLNDHNPHKQSVREYVQETLKTTLKNPQTTTVEQLGERLRERGVESQFKHDSKGILVGCSFRYDETAIKGTEVGHKAKQIGEQLSVNQQEQNQSQTAWNALFSGYTAAREKERWNELLTGYQQTKGEEMKQPKAQQEKRPEIEEKQQKTPKRGLGL